One genomic region from Chondrinema litorale encodes:
- a CDS encoding redoxin domain-containing protein gives MKLLIKLRFTILLLASIVLFSSSYTFVDKDPGLLEMSLKNLKGDTFSLGNIKNNSASIFIFFLPDCPLAQNYTLTVKELSKKFKEESPKVYFVIPGSDYSNKEIKVFRDNYQIGEFHILLDSDYQLATYLGASISPESFLIDKNGDVQYQGAIDNWAYELGKKRKVITEKYLEEALNAHYKQSIILTKKTKAIGCFLNMPNHKEHHSQKEKHDSHQHHNK, from the coding sequence ATGAAACTATTAATAAAGCTTCGTTTTACAATATTGCTACTAGCTTCAATAGTACTTTTCTCATCCTCATATACTTTCGTAGACAAAGACCCGGGCTTGTTAGAAATGAGTTTGAAAAACTTAAAGGGAGATACTTTTTCATTAGGTAATATCAAAAACAACAGTGCCAGCATTTTTATCTTTTTTCTGCCAGATTGCCCTCTGGCGCAGAATTATACTTTAACTGTAAAAGAGCTCTCCAAGAAATTTAAGGAAGAATCGCCCAAGGTGTATTTTGTAATTCCGGGAAGCGATTATTCTAATAAAGAGATAAAAGTATTTAGAGACAATTATCAGATAGGTGAATTTCATATTTTGCTAGATTCAGACTATCAGCTTGCTACTTATTTAGGTGCTAGCATTTCACCTGAGTCTTTTTTAATTGATAAAAATGGTGATGTTCAATACCAAGGAGCTATTGATAACTGGGCTTACGAATTGGGTAAAAAGCGTAAGGTGATTACAGAAAAATATTTGGAAGAAGCACTTAATGCGCACTACAAACAAAGCATTATCTTAACAAAGAAAACCAAAGCTATTGGCTGCTTTTTAAATATGCCAAATCATAAAGAGCACCATTCCCAAAAAGAAAAACACGATTCACATCAACATCATAACAAATAG
- a CDS encoding alkaline phosphatase PhoX: MRKFFLTIAATIVFYATGYSQFFFDVEVDTAWYGETIQMPPSPLKYQVLFIGDDDVVQTTSTYGNDAGEALAKQWHDFIGFTPDEDSDDLGWISVNHEEISANDSIGDGGGMTVFKVKRNAITDELEIIEQTLEDGRTGKFFNVDFVNTVGETGMNCGGITSTVDGRIWTAEEWFRTSNASIYAEGEGVRDTTDWTISTDITGDFDGSTIERYQNFNWMVEIDPREAKAIRKQYNWGRQGFEGGVVMPDNQTIYTGEDGTPGLFTKFVADTPGDFTSGTTYVYTANGTANPWVEIDNTSLETMLNMSEVALTNGAAMFNRIEWVVTDGEKVYFTETGRDGIGSAFEEGAALGGTLDNHMLSAVRMRHPEMEEKPDEQVIDFVMDGGFNDYYGRVNVYDPATGEISVYVEGGPYLEESPEVSSYPDKHLSNPDGVNILTVGGKNYMVICEDLNGSSYGRVPAGVSNRTCEAWMLDMSVENPTVDDLTRISVVPVGAEITGACPTTDGKTLLLNSQHPSTSNPYPYNNSLTYAITGWDGAITALEDEGLVSEADGFRIFPNPVSQQLEFNKVIDAAVYNANGKRIKVARSIKTLDVSDLPAAVYIIKAKIDGDTRSLKFVKE; encoded by the coding sequence ATGAGGAAATTTTTTCTAACAATTGCGGCAACGATTGTTTTTTATGCTACTGGTTACAGCCAGTTCTTCTTCGATGTAGAGGTTGATACTGCATGGTACGGAGAAACAATTCAAATGCCCCCTTCACCATTAAAATACCAAGTACTATTTATCGGAGACGATGACGTAGTTCAAACAACATCAACTTATGGAAATGATGCTGGAGAAGCTTTAGCAAAGCAATGGCATGACTTTATCGGATTTACTCCGGATGAAGATTCTGACGATTTAGGTTGGATCTCAGTAAACCACGAAGAAATCTCTGCGAATGACAGTATTGGAGACGGTGGTGGAATGACCGTTTTTAAAGTAAAAAGAAATGCAATTACAGATGAATTAGAAATTATAGAGCAAACTTTAGAAGATGGCCGTACTGGTAAATTCTTTAATGTTGACTTTGTAAATACTGTTGGTGAAACAGGTATGAACTGCGGTGGTATTACTTCTACTGTAGATGGTCGTATCTGGACTGCTGAAGAGTGGTTTCGTACTAGCAATGCCAGCATCTATGCTGAAGGCGAAGGTGTAAGAGACACTACAGACTGGACAATCTCGACAGACATTACTGGTGATTTTGACGGAAGTACTATCGAAAGATACCAAAACTTTAACTGGATGGTAGAAATCGACCCAAGAGAAGCAAAAGCTATTCGCAAACAATACAACTGGGGTCGCCAAGGATTCGAAGGTGGTGTGGTAATGCCAGACAACCAAACAATTTACACTGGTGAAGATGGAACTCCGGGTTTATTCACAAAATTCGTAGCAGACACTCCGGGCGACTTTACTTCAGGTACTACTTATGTTTACACTGCTAACGGAACTGCTAACCCTTGGGTAGAAATCGATAACACATCTCTTGAGACTATGCTAAACATGTCTGAAGTAGCTTTAACAAACGGAGCTGCTATGTTTAACAGAATTGAATGGGTAGTAACAGATGGCGAAAAAGTATATTTTACTGAAACTGGTAGAGATGGTATTGGTTCTGCTTTCGAAGAAGGTGCTGCTTTAGGAGGCACTTTAGATAATCACATGTTAAGTGCTGTAAGAATGCGTCATCCTGAAATGGAAGAAAAGCCAGATGAGCAAGTAATAGACTTTGTAATGGATGGTGGTTTTAACGATTACTATGGTAGAGTAAACGTTTACGATCCTGCAACTGGTGAAATCTCTGTTTATGTAGAAGGCGGTCCTTATTTAGAAGAATCCCCAGAAGTAAGCTCTTATCCTGACAAGCACTTATCTAATCCTGATGGTGTAAACATCTTAACAGTAGGTGGTAAAAACTACATGGTAATTTGCGAAGACTTAAATGGTAGCTCTTATGGTAGAGTTCCTGCTGGTGTTTCTAACAGAACTTGTGAAGCTTGGATGTTAGATATGTCTGTAGAAAACCCAACTGTTGATGATTTAACTCGTATTTCTGTTGTTCCTGTTGGTGCAGAAATTACTGGTGCTTGCCCAACTACAGATGGTAAAACTTTATTGTTAAACTCTCAGCACCCATCTACTTCAAATCCATACCCTTACAACAACTCTTTAACTTATGCTATTACTGGTTGGGATGGTGCTATCACGGCTTTAGAAGATGAAGGTCTTGTTTCTGAGGCAGACGGATTCAGGATTTTCCCTAATCCTGTTTCTCAGCAGTTAGAGTTTAATAAAGTAATTGATGCTGCTGTTTACAATGCAAATGGCAAGCGTATCAAAGTTGCTCGTAGC